GCAAGTTGCGCCGGGTCCGCTCGAACAGTAACCCACTGTTGATATCCCCCCAGTCCGTGTCCAGGTTGGCACGCGTGAGATAGTAATGTAGCGCGCCCACCAAACAGCTTGCCACCAACGCCCATCGCCAGTCAATCAACAACATCACAATCGCACAACCGACCGCACCGCACAGCGACGTCAACCAATTGCAGTACAAAAACTGCGGGCGGTAACTGGGATTCTTAGTGATCGATTCATAAAAGGTAGCCAAATTCAGCAACCCATAGGTCACCAGGAAGGCCATCGTGATCAATGGAGCGATCGTATTTAAATCCGCCGCGACGATGCCGATTTGAGCAATCAATGCGGTCGCCAAGATTGCTTTCCTCGGCTCACCGTCTCGGCTTTCACCAAACGGGGTCAGCGAATGAAAGACACGATCTTTCGCCAAGGACTGCAAAATCCGTGGCGCCCCCATCATGCTGCCAAGTGCCGACGATAGCGTCGCGGCAAAAACGCCAAGTGTGATCAAGACAGGAAACGCCGACACCTCGCCGACGATCAAGTTGTTTTCAATCAAGTCGGCACCGGTCGCGCTGCCCGCCAAAAAGATCGCCATCGCCCCATAGACCAGCATCGTCACGATGATCGCCGCGATCGTTCCACGCGGGATAGAACGTGCGGGATCGCGCAGATCACCCGACATGTTTGCCCCCGCCATGATGCCGGTCACCGCCGGAAAGAATAACGCGAAGATCGTCCAGAACGATTCGTCGGCGGTGAACCCGGTCGACCAGTTTTCGGCGATTAAATGTGGATCAAACCGAGCGACGGTGCCGGTGAAAAACGAGCCCAAGGAGACGACGACGCAGGCCAAAATGACGAACTGAATTTTGATCGTCCAACCCGCCCCCACCCAAACGCAAACCGCGACTGTCAAGTTTGTCAACGTCGCGATCAATGTCGGAGGAATTTCACCGGGAAGGATCGCCGTAAGTGCCTCGGTGAACCCGATGACATACATTGCAACCGAGAGTGCTTGGGCGGCGAAAAAAACCAGACCGATCGCGCCCCCAAATTCGGGACCCAAGCTACGACTGATTAGAAAGTATGCGCCCCCGCCTTCGACCCGCGTATTGGTCGCGATCGCCGAAAGCGATAACGTCGTCAACGTCGTGATCAGCTTGCTGCCCAGGACAATGATCAGCGTCGCGAAAAGTCCTGCTTGGCCCACGACGTAGCCAAAGCGCAGGAACATGATGACGCCCAGGATCGTCAGCACGCAAGGCGTGAAGACACCACCGAACGTTGAGAACGCGTTCGTCCTTGAATCTTCTTTCACCGCGGCGCCCCCTTCAAAGCACTCGTCTGCTGGTTACGGACGCCCGCCCTGCGTCAAACGATCTTGACTCCCGACGATCGGGGGTCTGTGGGAAGGTGAAATCGACTAGAAAATATGGTGACGAAAAAAGACAGTCCACGATGCAGCGTGCTTGCCGTCCGCTTCTGTGTTTCCCATCACACAAAGTGGTTCCACAAGTCGTCGTCGCGGTCCGCGTATCGTTCGGGCGACTTGGTTATCTATTGCCGCGGCGAAAACTCAAAACGCTTACTCTTGGCAAAAAACTCCAGCGGATTGTCGTAAACGACTTTCTTGATCAATGACTCACTCAGTCCCCGCTGTCGCATCTCAAAAATCAGGTCCGGAACCGCCGTCGGTTTGCTCGGGCCCCAATCGCCGGCCGAATTGGCAAGCAGCCTTTCGCCACCGGTCATCTCGATCATATCGACGGCCCGTTGCGGCGTGCATTTAGTCACCGGATACAGCGTCATCCCGGCCCAGAAACCACGATCGAGCACCTCTTTGATTGTGTGCTCTTCGACATGGTCTACCAACACACGGTCAGGATCGACTCGGCTGTCATCACACAGCATGTCCAAAATCATCCGCGTGCCCTGGTACTTGTCTTCCAGGTGCGGCGTATGAATCAGAATCGACTGGTCGTATTTCACGGCCAAATCGACGTGTTCGACAAACACCGTCGCTTCGTTTTTGGTGTTCTTATTCAGCCCGATTTCGCCGATGCCCAATACGTTTGGACAATCCAAAAATTCCGGGATCATCGCGATCACATCACGCGACAAAGAAACATTTTCGGCTTCTTTGGCATTGATGCACAGCCACGTGAAATGCTGGATGCCGTACTGGGCCGCCCGCGCCGGTTCGGTTTCGGTGAGCTGTCGAAAGTAATCGCGAAATCCGTCGACACTGCCTCGGTCATAACCGGCCCAGAACGCCGGCTCGCTCATCGCCACACATCCCATCCGCGCCAGCGTCGCGTAATCGTCGGTGGTCCGGGAAACCATGTGAATGTGTGGATCGATATAGTCCATAGCCGCCAATCAAGCGTGTGTGGTCAGTCGGTGAAAAAGAGAATCGTCTCGCGGTACGAATGCGAACGGAATCAGGACGATGTCATACCAAAGGTCTCGCGCCAATCGGCTTGATACTCTCTGGAGTACAACATCTGCAGTCGCGCGGCGCGATCGCTGCCCTCGGACGCAACAATGTCGATGCCAGCTTGGAGTGCCGCACGCTTTTGCCGAGCCGCATCATCAAGGCCGTTTTCGCCCGCCGTTCGGTCAACGCGATCCAACACGGCCGCGATCTCCAAAAGCTTTGCGCGGACTTCCAAAAACTTGTCCGCCACGATCTCGTCGGCGGATGGTGAGGATGACATGGTGCTCTATCCCAGATCTGATTGGCAAGGCGGTTCTGAGACGACTCCGTATCGCCGGCTCCAGTACCGAACTTCATTATAACGACTGAAGCCCAGTTTCATGATCAGGGGTGATTATCGAATTCCCGAACACCGATCTCCACGAACGCTGCGATGGATCGGGTTCTGCAGGCAATTCGAATTTCCTCGATGAACCCGCCCTTCACTGTCGGGTATGCCGGAAATGCCGCGGCGGCACCGATAAAGCCCACCGAGGAGCCCTCGGCGCCCCCTCCCCGTTGGCAGTTCCGAAGACGGCCGCGCCGGCTCGTCGTTGATTCAAGCCCGCATGAAAAATACGGCAGGCCCTACGAAGACTCGGGTTCGGATGGGCAATTGACCTGTCCGTTAAGTTTGTGGCGCAACCGCAGATAGCGATAGGTGCCGATCACCATCACCACGGCCCCTAAGGCGATCAACAGCCACCCCAAGCGAATCAGATCCGGAGTCACCTCCAAAAGCTTGACCAGCGAAACGCCGGTTCCCGCCAACATGATCGCCGTCCGTAGGTAAGCGAGGATCGTGCGCTCGTTGGCAAGTTGCGTTCGGATCAATGCAAGGTTTGGAACGGGATTTGTACCCATCTAGAATTCGCCAGCTAAAACGACAGGAAATTGCGAACGACCACCGTGCCGCTGCCCCACCATTGTGCAACCTCACGCTCGAATCGTCAGCAACCCCGGCAAAACGAGACGGCTGAACGACCGCCTCAAAACATCCCGTTTACCCCAGACCACCTATCCATCCACTAGCAATTAGGTCAGGAAAAAGTTTTCCAAGCTGACATCTTTCCCACAAGACGCCGTGCGGAGGCCCGAAAACTTCACTAACCCTTCACAAGAGAATGACTTACGTCAATTCCCGGTCCTAAACGGCGCCCGTTCCACTTTTGCAATCAAAACCCTAAGTCTTTTCTATGACGAGACTTAAGAGCGGCCAAAGATTTAGTTTGACATGCCGGATGCAATGCCTAAGATTCCCCGCGTCGCCCACATATAGTGGCAATCAGCTAAAACATCCCTACCGGTAGTGACATCATTTCTGGTAATCATGGTTGTAGCGGTTGACCAACTAGGAAGGTTCGCGAGTCGGGAAGGATCCCCCCCTGAGGGTTCTTTGTCGATTTCACAACGACATTCTACGTGGGCAGACGCGGCAAATTGTCTTGTTGTTTCCCCTCATTTTTAGGACGGACCAGCCCGACGTTTCGGTGGCTTTTGGACTCCGCGGCTTTTCTTTTGTGCGCCCCAAGACCATCGCTTCGTTCGCAGTGGCTGTTCCCACGGACGACTCACGGAGTTTGATCAAACAATGGCTACTGTTCTTCCCGAAAGTTCACGTGCGGCGAATGGGGGCGATGCGGCCCTGGAAAAGGTCAACAACCAACACGGCGTTCAGTACGCC
Above is a genomic segment from Roseiconus lacunae containing:
- a CDS encoding amino acid permease — protein: MKEDSRTNAFSTFGGVFTPCVLTILGVIMFLRFGYVVGQAGLFATLIIVLGSKLITTLTTLSLSAIATNTRVEGGGAYFLISRSLGPEFGGAIGLVFFAAQALSVAMYVIGFTEALTAILPGEIPPTLIATLTNLTVAVCVWVGAGWTIKIQFVILACVVVSLGSFFTGTVARFDPHLIAENWSTGFTADESFWTIFALFFPAVTGIMAGANMSGDLRDPARSIPRGTIAAIIVTMLVYGAMAIFLAGSATGADLIENNLIVGEVSAFPVLITLGVFAATLSSALGSMMGAPRILQSLAKDRVFHSLTPFGESRDGEPRKAILATALIAQIGIVAADLNTIAPLITMAFLVTYGLLNLATFYESITKNPSYRPQFLYCNWLTSLCGAVGCAIVMLLIDWRWALVASCLVGALHYYLTRANLDTDWGDINSGLLFERTRRNLLKLEDSLYHPKNWRPFVLALSGTGFSRPHLVVFASWLTRETGMMLLGQVIAGEFEDRSERLSNQESILHSLVKEQQLVAFPAVVIASDYTAGVQALVQCQGLGRVRPNVVLMGCPLSSDRMKIFCRLLRNLEGLDRSVVVLRQTEEPSGEAIAPAGTVDVWWRGRTNGELMVLLAHLMLSHDAWRGRQLRLLRVVQSESAIDEVKSHLDGLLRNARISGKTKVVVSENAPTAIQTTSRDAAFVYLGLATPDEEEDSQFLSRIETLVGDLPRVAFVRSAGGVKLES
- a CDS encoding TatD family hydrolase, producing the protein MDYIDPHIHMVSRTTDDYATLARMGCVAMSEPAFWAGYDRGSVDGFRDYFRQLTETEPARAAQYGIQHFTWLCINAKEAENVSLSRDVIAMIPEFLDCPNVLGIGEIGLNKNTKNEATVFVEHVDLAVKYDQSILIHTPHLEDKYQGTRMILDMLCDDSRVDPDRVLVDHVEEHTIKEVLDRGFWAGMTLYPVTKCTPQRAVDMIEMTGGERLLANSAGDWGPSKPTAVPDLIFEMRQRGLSESLIKKVVYDNPLEFFAKSKRFEFSPRQ
- a CDS encoding DUF202 domain-containing protein, with protein sequence MGTNPVPNLALIRTQLANERTILAYLRTAIMLAGTGVSLVKLLEVTPDLIRLGWLLIALGAVVMVIGTYRYLRLRHKLNGQVNCPSEPESS